Proteins encoded in a region of the Oscillospiraceae bacterium MB24-C1 genome:
- a CDS encoding YafY family protein, which yields MQIGRLFEMVYLLLDKKKVTAGQLAEHFGVSVRTVYRDVEALSQAGIPIYATKGAGGGIRLTDNFVLNKSVLTQQEKQSILASLNGMRAVKIDEADAVLSKLSALFGGERADWIEIDFSAWNPNDPSGGIFNILKRGILGQQAVELEYSGADGKTAPRVVEPLKLVFRERSWYLLAWCRLRQDFRYFKLSRIGQPALLAETFERREPPTPMNDQPYTMPSVEITARIAPALSYRILDELRRDEVQKCEDGSFLVRFSMPDNDWLYQYLLTFGAGLYVIEPPYVREKLYKQLKSACAQYEI from the coding sequence ATGCAGATTGGAAGACTGTTTGAAATGGTTTATCTGCTGTTGGATAAAAAGAAAGTGACAGCTGGACAGCTTGCCGAGCATTTCGGAGTGTCAGTACGGACGGTTTATCGCGATGTTGAAGCACTGTCACAGGCTGGTATACCGATCTATGCGACCAAAGGGGCCGGGGGTGGCATTCGTCTGACCGACAACTTTGTTCTGAACAAGTCGGTGTTGACACAGCAAGAAAAGCAGAGCATTCTCGCATCGCTAAACGGCATGCGCGCCGTCAAAATTGATGAAGCGGATGCCGTGCTAAGCAAACTCTCGGCGCTATTTGGCGGCGAGCGGGCCGATTGGATAGAGATTGATTTTTCAGCATGGAACCCCAATGACCCAAGTGGCGGCATTTTTAATATTTTAAAGCGGGGCATACTGGGGCAACAGGCGGTTGAATTAGAATACAGCGGGGCAGACGGAAAAACTGCCCCGCGTGTGGTCGAACCGCTAAAGCTTGTGTTCCGGGAAAGAAGCTGGTATCTTCTGGCGTGGTGTAGGCTCCGGCAGGATTTTCGATATTTTAAACTGTCGCGTATTGGGCAACCCGCTCTTTTGGCAGAAACTTTTGAGCGACGCGAACCACCCACGCCCATGAACGACCAGCCCTATACGATGCCCTCTGTTGAAATTACCGCGCGCATTGCGCCGGCGCTTTCCTACCGTATACTTGATGAACTGAGACGCGACGAGGTTCAAAAATGTGAGGACGGCTCATTCCTAGTGCGCTTTTCTATGCCGGATAACGACTGGCTTTATCAGTACCTGTTGACTTTTGGGGCGGGCTTGTATGTCATTGAGCCGCCCTATGTAAGGGAAAAACTTTATAAACAATTAAAATCTGCTTGTGCACAGTACGAAATATGA
- a CDS encoding GyrI-like domain-containing protein yields MNYEIVTLEEKNIVGLTARTANTAPDMGSVIGGLWRQFFENGLFSSIADKANNFAVGLYSNYSGDAHEEYDITVGCEVTQISKSPTGMVKKVIPQGDYAKFVVFGDQVKAVAGAWTEIWAMPLSRSYTGDFEEYVSTDGNGNCEVHIYVALQSK; encoded by the coding sequence ATGAACTATGAAATTGTTACGCTAGAAGAAAAAAATATTGTGGGACTCACCGCTCGAACTGCTAACACCGCCCCCGATATGGGCTCAGTAATCGGTGGACTGTGGCGGCAGTTCTTTGAAAACGGGCTATTTTCTTCAATTGCCGATAAGGCCAACAACTTTGCGGTGGGACTTTATTCGAACTATTCAGGCGATGCACACGAAGAATATGACATTACCGTCGGTTGTGAAGTAACGCAGATCAGCAAGTCGCCAACAGGTATGGTTAAAAAGGTGATTCCACAGGGGGATTATGCCAAATTTGTGGTGTTTGGAGATCAGGTGAAGGCTGTTGCCGGTGCTTGGACTGAAATATGGGCGATGCCACTCTCACGCAGCTACACTGGCGACTTTGAGGAATATGTCAGCACTGATGGTAACGGCAACTGCGAGGTGCATATTTATGTGGCGCTTCAATCAAAGTAG